The proteins below come from a single Eremothecium sinecaudum strain ATCC 58844 chromosome II, complete sequence genomic window:
- the RSC2 gene encoding Rsc2p (Syntenic homolog of Ashbya gossypii ABL005C; Syntenic homolog of Saccharomyces cerevisiae YLR357W (RSC2) and YGR056W (RSC1)), producing the protein MPLREKLKVLLDGVFELREENGMKILPIFYTLPLRKDYPDYYKIIKKPLSLATVKKRLNHYEKAQEFVIDLVRITWNARTYNTKESEIYHYALIMDRYIREHIIPQIEREIEHVTYPYLGPLPDEQPLPGVPIADDDDENTSAMKDESVVPEIVEEKDATADEEDQEASVAPDDEEDDEYREKKRVNKLRLPNITPTPSAVSKSTTPQPSLQRHQVTKAHTRRGRPPVIDLPFEQRIKNVLKNLKREFLSATRELLTSRFDKLPDEEREPQYYTVISNPLSLDDIKKRIKQRKYKDFQGFENDIRLMLNNYRMYHRSQPQEMRRAAEFETKFNEFAKYELSRPDEDFMTDGELKYPLNQIELNGKTYKIGDWILLRNPNDETKPTVAQIFRFWHTNDGRRWLNCCWYLRPEQTVHRVDRLFYKNEVVKSGQYRDHLVEEIIGKCYVCHFTRYQRGDPDLELEGPLFVCEYRYNESEKVFNKIRTWKGCLPEEVRDIEEPTFPVIGRKFFKYESPIKHLLPPNATVNSPIPQPTEGVVNAPPLVGAVYLRPKVKKDDLGEYSTSDDCPRYIIRPGDPPEPGKINSETGTIITNSQTASVLPKMNMSTPRLSSLNRNGSYSSLVGRNGSPTSLPRSTQYFPPVPNGDLRTLPIVQQVPKQGLINGQVLSNKGGIPATPINSNATSGTVNGSTPAYQPPSIINNLAAQARTNNSVLGNIVVDTPGAYTLPLSITKNVEVLQRTDYNNQVRRLGKEQVPKKRKYKGEVLWFKGASVVCYERLLNSGGDMEVPLNRWFKKRRKLDYEEVDEEVGDGTQIENGSNDDYDDSQDEQNELPGTFPMGLRPSAKYMSYKICSGHC; encoded by the coding sequence ATGCCACTAAGAGAGAAGCTTAAGGTATTACTTGATGGCGTATTTGAATTGCGAGAGGAGAATGGTATGAAGATTCTACCAATTTTTTATACTTTACCTTTAAGAAAGGACTACCCAGATTACTATAAAATTATAAAAAAGCCCTTAAGTTTGGCTACCGTGAAAAAGAGGTTAAACCACTATGAAAAGGCTCAAGAGTTTGTTATTGACTTAGTAAGGATTACTTGGAACGCAAGAACGTATAATACAAAGGAATCTGAGATATACCACTATGCATTAATCATGGATCGATATATCAGAGAACATATTATACCACAGATTGAACGCGAAATAGAACATGTGACTTATCCATATTTAGGCCCACTTCCTGACGAACAACCTTTGCCGGGTGTTCCTATAGCagatgatgacgatgagAATACCAGCGCTATGAAAGACGAATCAGTTGTTCCAGAGATAGTAGAAGAAAAGGATGCTACTGCTGATGAGGAAGACCAAGAAGCTTCTGTTGCTCCTGATGACGAAGAGGACGACGAATATCGAGAAAAAAAGAGAGTGAATAAACTCAGATTACCGAATATTACTCCAACACCTTCAGCTGTAAGTAAATCTACTACACCGCAGCCTTCCTTACAAAGACATCAAGTTACGAAAGCGCATACGAGACGTGGCAGGCCTCCTGTAATTGATCTACCTTTTGAGCAAAGGATTAAGAATgttttgaagaatttaaaGAGAGAATTTTTGTCCGCCACAAGAGAATTATTGACGTCTCGTTTCGATAAATTACCTGATGAAGAAAGAGAACCGCAGTATTATACGGTTATTTCAAATCCTTTGTCTTTGGATGATATCAAGAAACGTATTAAACAACGGAAGTATAAAGATTTCCAGGGGTTCGAGAATGATATAAGATTGATGTTGAATAATTACAGAATGTATCATAGGTCTCAGCCTCAAGAAATGAGGCGCGCCGCTGAATTCGAAACAAAGTTTAATGAATTTGCAAAATATGAATTGTCTAGACCCGATGAAGATTTTATGACTGATGGAGAATTAAAGTATCCATTAAATCAAATTGAATTAAATGGCAAGACGTATAAAATTGGGGATTGGATTTTACTACGTAACCCAAATGATGAAACAAAACCAACTGTTGCCCAAATTTTCCGGTTTTGGCATACGAATGATGGCAGACGTTGGTTGAATTGTTGCTGGTACTTAAGGCCAGAACAAACTGTCCATCGTGTAGACAGATTATTTTATAAAAATGAAGTGGTCAAGTCCGGACAATACAGAGATCACTTAGTGGAGGAAATTATCGGTAAGTGTTACGTTTGTCATTTTACAAGGTATCAACGTGGTGATCCGGATCTAGAATTAGAGGGACCATTGTTTGTCTGTGAGTATAGGTACAATGAATCTGAAAAAGTATTCAACAAAATCAGAACATGGAAAGGTTGCTTGCCCGAAGAAGTGCGTGACATTGAAGAGCCAACATTCCCAGTTATTGGCAGAAAGTTTTTTAAGTATGAGTCTCCAATCAAACACCTTTTGCCACCCAATGCTACTGTGAATTCCCCCATACCACAGCCAACGGAAGGTGTTGTGAATGCCCCTCCATTGGTTGGGGCTGTCTACTTAAGACCTAAGGTGAAGAAAGATGATTTAGGAGAGTACTCGACATCTGATGACTGCCCTAGATATATCATTAGGCCTGGTGATCCACCAGAGCCTGGTAAGATCAATTCAGAAACGGGGACTATAATAACAAACTCGCAGACTGCAAGTGTTTTACCGAAGATGAATATGTCCACTCCCCGACTATCATCATTGAATCGGAATGGTAGCTATTCTAGTTTGGTTGGTAGAAATGGCAGCCCTACATCATTACCGAGATCTACACAGTACTTCCCACCAGTTCCAAATGGAGACTTAAGGACACTACCTATAGTTCAACAGGTACCTAAGCAAGGTCTTATCAACGGTCAAGTGTTATCTAACAAAGGTGGGATACCTGCAACTCCTATCAATTCTAATGCTACGTCTGGTACTGTAAACGGAAGTACTCCTGCATATCAGCCACCTTCAATTATCAACAATTTAGCCGCTCAAGCTAGAACAAATAACTCTGTACTGGGTAACATTGTTGTTGATACACCTGGAGCATATACTTTACCATTATCTATTACTAAAAATGTGGAAGTTCTCCAAAGAACTGACTATAATAACCAGGTTAGAAGGTTAGGTAAGGAACAGGTACCTAAGAAAAGGAAGTATAAAGGTGAAGTTTTGTGGTTTAAGGGAGCTAGTGTTGTATGCTACGAACGATTGCTAAATAGTGGTGGTGATATGGAAGTACCATTGAATAGATGGTTTAAGAAGCGGAGGAAACTGGACTACgaagaagttgatgaagaagtcGGTGACGGAACGCAAATAGAAAATGGTAGTAATGATGACTACGATGATTCCCAAGACGAGCAGAATGAATTGCCTGGTACTTTTCCAATGGGCTTGAGGCCGAGTGCCAAGTATATGTCTTACAAGATTTGTTCCGGACATTGTTAA
- a CDS encoding HBL004Wp (Syntenic homolog of Ashbya gossypii ABL004W; Syntenic homolog of Ashbya gossypii NOHBY201; No homolog in Saccharomyces cerevisiae; Syntenic homolog of Saccharomyces kluyveri SAKL0B04928g), giving the protein MSASDPLLQFEKHIKHAKKILCVAGAGLSASSGIPTFQSMKGTWRGFTSLDLATPEAFHDNPSLVWIFYSARRYTAMKAKPNNGHFALAELSKRLKDANKDILIVSQNVDGLLKRAGLPSETEVELHGSLFDYRCTEFHCSFTGRNDKSLFLTPILREVVPREAPKLKPCSTRSDLIGKQSVKRLKVNREGEYKTSTLLDDLTNSSDFEPLPQIDVKEGLPLCPKCQGLLRPGVVWYGESLPLCQMDKVDQFISTGGKVDLVFVIGTSGKVWPAMGYVERVKKSGGHVAIFNTDIQNIDDIRNDKHTWGFQGDAVELLPKVLQPIIGIQYKPRDYLRR; this is encoded by the coding sequence ATGTCTGCAAGTGATCCTCTTCTGCAATTTGAAAAACACATAAAGCATGCAAAAAAAATTCTGTGTGTAGCGGGAGCAGGCTTATCCGCGTCCTCCGGCATCCCAACATTCCAATCAATGAAAGGCACATGGAGAGGTTTTACCTCGTTAGATCTAGCAACTCCAGAAGCCTTTCATGATAATCCTAGCCTTGTATGGATATTTTATTCTGCTAGGAGGTATACTGCTATGAAGGCAAAACCAAACAATGGTCATTTTGCATTGGCAGAGCTAAGTAAAAGGTTAAAGGATGCTAACAAAGACATTTTAATAGTAAGTCAAAATGTTGATGGTCTTCTAAAACGTGCAGGTTTACCATCAGAAACTGAGGTTGAATTACACGGTAGTTTATTCGATTACAGATGTACTGAATTCCATTGCAGCTTTACTGGAAGGAACGATAAAAGCCTATTTCTGACTCCTATTCTCCGAGAGGTCGTACCAAGGGAAGCACCAAAGCTAAAGCCATGTTCAACACGAAGTGATCTGATAGGAAAACAGTCTGTGAAAAGATTGAAAGTTAATAGAGAAGGTGAATACAAGACTAGCACTCTCCTTGACGATTTGACAAATTCTTCTGATTTCGAACCATTACCCCAAATAGATGTAAAAGAAGGCCTTCCACTTTGTCCCAAATGCCAAGGCCTCCTAAGACCAGGTGTGGTGTGGTATGGAGAGTCTTTGCCGCTCTGTCAGATGGATAAAGTGGACCAATTTATTTCTACAGGAGGAAAAGTCGATCTAGTCTTTGTAATTGGAACGAGTGGAAAGGTTTGGCCAGCTATGGGTTATGTAGAAAGAGTAAAGAAAAGCGGTGGACACGTAGCTATTTTTAATACGGATATCCAAAATATAGATGACATTAGAAATGATAAGCATACATGGGGTTTTCAAGGCGATGCAGTAGAACTATTACCGAAAGTATTGCAACCTATAATAGGCATACAGTATAAACCAAGAGACTACTTAAGAAGGTAA
- the MUP1 gene encoding Mup1p (Syntenic homolog of Ashbya gossypii ABL003C; Syntenic homolog of Saccharomyces cerevisiae YGR055W (MUP1)), translating into MPSTILSHLNLLRKEDDKEIDAASASDVEAAEHFVAELDKGEKRLGIISSIGLICNRMMGTAIFVVTSDIYKLVGSVGLTLILWVVGAAIALTGLYVYMEFGTAIPRNGGEKNYLEHIFKKPKFLVTSLYASYAFFLGWAAGNSLIVARMFLIAGNVELTTWNERGAAVGVMFFFFLINSINVKVGLYFQNILGAFKVLTIIFIPIVGIVALCGGIKNAAGTSNFHNAFEGSGDATTYGIVNALYNIIWAFVGYSNVNYALGEVRNPVRTLKRAGPISLILLSILYLLVNIAYFAVVPKEEVHSSGVQISINFFRIAFGEGAKRAGAVFIALSALGNVCSVSFSQARIIQQLGREGVLPFSNFFASSKPFNSPLVGLFQHFVVCVITVCAPPADGYVYFLILNLISYPMNIINTAVSGGLLWIYWQRRQGKIEWDPPIRAGVYVTTAFLLANIYLVFAPYIPPPADMRLDQTLPYWTHCVLAWAIFGVGAIYWFVWTRILPKIGGYKLVYSEVLGEDGFWRNKILKQYDDKPPVEVENSAEASAYSRKTMELSPENSLNNLATKQRN; encoded by the coding sequence ATGCCATCGACGATACTGTCCCATCTCAACTTGTTGAGAAAGGAGGATGATAAGGAAATAGACGCTGCGAGTGCCAGCGATGTTGAGGCGGCAGAGCACTTTGTTGCTGAATTAGATAAAGGTGAAAAGAGGTTGGGTATTATATCAAGCATTGGTCTGATATGTAATAGAATGATGGGTACCGCTATATTTGTTGTGACTTCGGACATCTATAAATTGGTAGGGTCTGTTGGTTTGACCTTGATACTTTGGGTAGTTGGTGCTGCGATAGCGTTGACTGGGCTTTATGTCTATATGGAGTTTGGTACCGCCATACCTCGTAATGGAGGAGAGAAGAATTATTTGGAACACATTTTTAAGAAACCAAAATTCTTAGTGACATCGCTGTACGCTTCTTATGCATTCTTCCTCGGTTGGGCAGCCGGGAATTCATTGATTGTTGCTCGGATGTTTCTAATAGCAGGTAATGTTGAACTTACGACGTGGAATGAACGTGGTGCTGCAGTTGGAGTGatgtttttcttttttcttaTTAACTCTATTAATGTGAAGGTTGGATTGTATTTTCAGAACATTCTCGGCGCATTTAAGGTGCTGACTATTATATTCATTCCAATTGTCGGTATAGTTGCTCTTTGTGGTGGTATAAAAAATGCAGCAGGTACAAGTAACTTTCACAATGCCTTCGAAGGTTCTGGAGATGCCACTACATATGGAATAGTTAACGCTCTGTACAATATCATTTGGGCTTTTGTTGGTTACTCTAACGTCAATTATGCTTTGGGAGAGGTAAGAAATCCTGTTAGGACTCTAAAACGGGCTGGTCCAATATCCTTAATATTATTGAGTATACTTTATCTTCTTGTTAATATTGCTTATTTTGCTGTTGTTCCTAAAGAAGAAGTGCATAGTTCCGGAGTTCAGATTTCAATAAATTTCTTCAGAATTGCGTTTGGGGAGGGGGCAAAGAGGGCAGGTGCTGTTTTTATTGCTTTAAGCGCTCTAGGTAATGTTTGCTCTGTGAGTTTCTCACAAGCAAGAATCATCCAGCAGTTAGGTAGAGAAGGTGTTTTGCCATTTTCTAATTTCTTTGCAAGTTCGAAACCTTTCAATTCTCCATTGGTTGGTTTATTCCAACATTTTGTTGTTTGTGTTATAACGGTTTGTGCTCCACCAGCTGATGGGTATGTTTATTTCTTAATTTTGAACTTGATTAGTTATCCAATGAATATCATAAACACTGCAGTTAGTGGAGGTTTATTATGGATATACTGGCAACGTCGTCAAGGTAAAATAGAATGGGATCCACCGATTAGGGCAGGTGTCTATGTAACTACAGCTTTCCTCCTGGCGAACATATATTTGGTATTCGCTCCCTATATTCCTCCGCCTGCTGATATGCGTCTCGATCAAACTTTGCCTTACTGGACTCACTGCGTTTTAGCATGGGCTATCTTTGGTGTTGGTGCTATTTACTGGTTTGTTTGGACTCGCATATTACCAAAGATTGGTGGTTACAAATTGGTATATTCAGAGGTACTTGGTGAAGACGGATTTTGGAGAAACAAGATTTTAAAGCAGTATGATGATAAACCCCCTGTGGAAGTTGAAAACTCTGCGGAAGCTTCAGCTTATTCGAGAAAGACAATGGAGTTATCGCCTGAGAACTCTTTAAATAACTTGGCAACGAAGCAACGTAATTAA
- the PAP1 gene encoding polynucleotide adenylyltransferase PAP1 (Syntenic homolog of Ashbya gossypii ABL002C; Syntenic homolog of Saccharomyces cerevisiae YKR002W (PAP1)), producing the protein MSQQKVYGVTGPISTDGPTAAENKLNDELIQELKRAGTFESEEETANRVKVLEVLQQLAQEFVFKVSRKRNMSEGMARDAGGKIFTFGSYRLGVHGPGSDIDTLIVVPKHVTREDFFTVFNDILRSRPELDEIAPVPEAFVPIIKIKFSGISIDLICARLDIPQVPLNLSLSDKNLLRNLDEKDLRALNGTRVTDEILELVPKPAAFKVALRAVKLWAQNRAVYANVFGFPGGVAWAMLVARICQLYPNACSAVIIARFFHILTRWNWPQPVLLKPIEDGPLQVRVWNPKIYSQDRSHKMPVITPAYPSMCATHNISESTKKVILSELQRGIEVTTDVFSNKKTWADLFQKHDFFYKYKFYLTVMASTKGTDEQHLKWSGLVESKLRLLVQKLEVLSGINLAHPYTKPFESTYAYDTEEQYKEIFDNYGTHKTEDVLKKYTQITDENRDDECLKDKEKVHITTMYIGLNIAVDEKKKIDIHVPCQDFFNLCRSFQEYEDTETFSLVIKYVKLYDLPDHVYDANDHRPVKPSKKRKNEKAGKKAKRPKSSSAAIPEGEDSTIADGFTVSEEPHSLTTSKSGAEVSVAAGGAMN; encoded by the coding sequence ATGAGTCAGCAGAAAGTTTATGGTGTGACAGGCCCAATATCAACAGATGGGCCTACTGCGGCGGAAAATAAGTTGAATGATGAGTTGATCCAAGAGTTAAAGAGAGCTGGGACCTTTGAATCAGAGGAAGAAACGGCAAATAGAGTAAAAGTATTGGAAGTATTACAACAATTGGCCCAGGAATTTGTGTTTAAGGTATCTAGGAAGAGAAACATGTCTGAAGGTATGGCCAGGGATGCTGGTGGTAAAATCTTCACGTTTGGATCTTACAGATTAGGCGTACATGGCCCAGGTTCTGATATTGATACATTAATAGTAGTTCCAAAGCACGTTACGAGGGAAGATTTCTTTACTGTGTTTAATGATATTTTAAGGTCGAGACCGGAGCTGGATGAAATTGCCCCTGTTCCAGAAGCTTTTGTGCCTATTATTAAGATAAAATTCAGCGGTATATCAATTGACCTTATTTGCGCACGCTTGGATATCCCACAAGTGCCATTGAACTTGTCGCTAAGCGACAAGAACTTATTAAGAAACCTCGATGAAAAGGATTTAAGAGCGCTAAATGGTACCAGAGTTACTGACGAGATATTAGAATTGGTACCAAAACCGGCCGCCTTTAAGGTTGCGTTAAGAGCTGTGAAATTATGGGCACAGAATAGAGCTGTGTATGCTAATGTTTTTGGATTTCCCGGAGGTGTTGCTTGGGCTATGCTTGTTGCTAGAATTTGTCAACTCTACCCCAATGCTTGCAGTGCTGTAATTATTGCCAGATTTTTTCACATTTTAACAAGATGGAACTGGCCACAGCCGGTTCTTTTAAAACCAATTGAAGATGGGCCATTGCAGGTGCGTGTTTGGAATCCAAAAATTTATTCACAAGACAGGTCACACAAGATGCCTGTTATCACGCCTGCATATCCGTCGATGTGCGCCACCCACAATATAAGTGAATCAACGAAAAAAGTTATTTTAAGTGAACTACAAAGAGGTATTGAGGTAACTACAGATGTATTTTCAAACAAGAAAACGTGGGCGGATTTGTTTCAAAAGCATGACTTCTTCTATAAATATAAATTCTACCTCACAGTCATGGCCTCTACTAAGGGAACTGATGAGCAGCATCTAAAATGGAGCGGACTGGTCGAGAGTAAGTTAAGGCTATTGGTACAAAAACTCGAAGTTCTATCTGGTATTAACTTGGCTCATCCATACACCAAACCATTTGAGTCGACATATGCTTACGATACTGAAGAACAGTATAAGGAGATATTCGACAATTACGGGACACATAAGACAGAAGATGTTTTGAAAAAATACACGCAAATAACAGATGAAAATAGGGATGATGAATGTCTGAAAGACAAAGAGAAGGTGCATATAACCACCATGTATATCGGCTTGAATATAGCCGTTGATgagaaaaagaagattgaTATTCACGTTCCGTGCCAAGATTTCTTTAACCTGTGCCGTTCTTTCCAGGAATATGAAGACACAGAGACTTTTTCATTGGTGATCAAATATGTCAAGTTATATGACTTACCAGATCATGTCTATGATGCTAACGATCACAGGCCCGTAAAGCCAAGTAAAAAGAGGAAGAATGAGAAGGCTGGAAAAAAAGCAAAACGGCCTAAGTCAAGTTCTGCAGCGATCCCCGAAGGGGAAGATAGTACAATTGCCGATGGATTTACGGTATCAGAAGAGCCCCATTCTTTAACAACTTCAAAATCAGGGGCAGAAGTGTCTGTCGCTGCTGGTGGAGCAATGAACTAG
- the VPS1 gene encoding dynamin-like GTPase VPS1 (Syntenic homolog of Ashbya gossypii ABL001W; Syntenic homolog of Saccharomyces cerevisiae YKR001C (VPS1)): MDEHLIATINKLQDALAPLGGGSQSPVDLPQITVVGSQSSGKSSVLENIVGRDFLPRGSGIVTRRPLILQLVNRRTKKDTENAHRELLDLNVGSDQNVGQVEDNTEEWGEFLHLPGKKFYNFDQIRQEIVNETEKITGKNAGISPIPINLRIYSPHVLTLTLVDLPGLTKVPVGDQPADIESQIKNMIMQYISKPNAIILAVNAANADLANSDGLKLAREVDPEGTKTIGVLTKIDLMDKGTDVVDILSGRIIPLRYGYVPVINRGQRDIESKKTIREALNDEKKYFANHPSYSSNANYCGTPYLAKKLNSILLHHIRQTLPEIKNKIELSLKKYQAELLNLGPETLDSPNSIVLSMITDFSKEYTGILDGEAKELSSQELSGGARISFVFHEIFKGGIYALDPFDQIKDSDIRTIMYNSSGAAPSLFVGTEAFEVLVKQQIQRFEDPSLRLVGLVFDELVRILREIISQPKYARYPGLRDAISNYFIQYLKERVIPSNEFVIDVIKAEQTYINTAHPDLLKGSQAMSMVEEKLHPKQTDPKTGKTIIQVAPSTSDKASSGIFGGFFTSKNKKKLTALEAPPSVLKATGQMTERETLETEVIKLLIDSYFGIVKRTVADLVPKAVMLKLIVKSKNDIQKVLLEKLYGNQDIEELTKENDITIQRRKECQNMVQILKHASEIVSSV; encoded by the coding sequence ATGGATGAGCATTTGATTGCAACTATCAATAAACTACAAGATGCGCTAGCGCCATTAGGTGGAGGGTCTCAATCCCCCGTTGACTTGCCGCAGATTACTGTTGTCGGATCACAGTCCTCAGGAAAATCTTCAGTATTGGAAAATATTGTTGGTCGAGACTTCCTTCCAAGGGGATCTGGTATTGTAACAAGAAGACCTTTGATATTGCAATTGGTTAACAGACGAACTAAAAAGGATACTGAGAACGCTCACCGTGAACTTTTGGACCTCAATGTTGGTTCAGATCAAAACGTAGGCCAGGTCGAAGATAACACTGAAGAGTGGGGCGAATTTTTACATCTTCCAGGTAAGAAGTTCTATAACTTTGATCAAATTAGGCAAGAAATTGTCAACGAAACAGAAAAGATAACCGGAAAAAACGCTGGAATTTCTCCAATTCCTATTAACTTGAGAATATATTCCCCTCATGTATTGACTTTGACTTTGGTTGATTTACCAGGACTAACTAAGGTCCCTGTGGGTGACCAACCCGCTGATATTGAATCTCAAATTAAGAACATGATAATGCAGTACATCTCTAAGCCAAATGCTATAATCCTTGCAGTGAACGCTGCTAATGCCGACCTAGCGAACAGTGATGGCTTGAAACTTGCGAGAGAGGTTGACCCGGAGGGAACAAAAACAATTGGTGTTCTTACAAAAATTGACTTAATGGATAAAGGCACTGACGTTGTTGATATTTTGTCTGGTAGGATTATTCCACTAAGATATGGATATGTTCCAGTAATTAATAGAGGTCAAAGAGATATAGAGAGCAAGAAAACTATTAGGGAAGCTTTGAATGATGAAAAAAAATATTTTGCTAACCATCCTTCATATAGTTCCAACGCAAATTACTGCGGTACCCCATACTTAGCAAAGAAACTCAATTCCATTTTGTTACATCATATTAGACAAACTTTGCCAGAGATAAAAAACAAGATTGAGCTTTCTTTGAAGAAGTACCAAGCTGAACTACTAAATCTTGGTCCAGAGACATTAGATTCACCAAACTCTATTGTGCTATCAATGATTACAGATTTCTCAAAGGAATATACGGGCATATTAGATGGTGAAGCAAAGGAACTCTCAAGTCAAGAGTTGTCTGGTGGTGCAAGAATATCCTTTGTATTCCATGAAATATTTAAAGGCGGTATCTATGCATTGGACCCATTTGACCAGATAAAGGATTCTGATATCAGAACAATTATGTATAACAGTTCAGGTGCAGCGCCATCTCTCTTTGTTGGTACCGAAGCATTCGAAGTCTTAGTGAAGCAACAGATACAGCGATTTGAAGACCCCTCATTGAGGCTTGTAGGATTGGTTTTTGATGAACTAGTCCGTATCTTAAGGGAAATTATTTCGCAACCTAAGTATGCCAGATATCCTGGTTTAAGGGATGCGATTTCCAACTATTTTATTCAGTATTTGAAAGAACGTGTCATTCCATCTAATGAATTCGTTATTGATGTAATTAAGGCAGAGCAAACTTACATTAATACAGCGCATCCAGATTTACTTAAAGGTTCGCAAGCTATGTCTATGGTTGAGGAGAAACTACACCCAAAGCAAACTGATCCTAAGACTGGAAAAACGATAATACAGGTGGCGCCTTCTACGTCTGATAAAGCGTCTAGTGGAATCTTTGGTGGATTCTTCACATCTAAGAACAAGAAAAAATTGACTGCTTTGGAAGCACCACCTTCAGTGTTGAAGGCGACTGGACAAATGACAGAGAGGGAGACGTTGGAAACTGAAGTCATTAAGTTGCTGATTGACAGTTATTTTGGTATTGTCAAAAGAACAGTTGCGGACCTTGTTCCGAAAGCTGTTATGTTAAAGCTAATCGTTAAAAGTAAAAACGACATCCAGAAAGTCTTACTAGAAAAACTATATGGTAATCAGGACATTGAAGAACTAACCAAAGAAAATGACATAACTATTCAAAGGAGGAAAGAATGTCAAAATATGGTGCAAATTTTAAAGCATGCAAGTGAGATTGTCTCTTCGGTTTAA
- the MET14 gene encoding adenylyl-sulfate kinase (Syntenic homolog of Ashbya gossypii ABR001W; Syntenic homolog of Saccharomyces cerevisiae YKL001C (MET14); 1-intron in Ashbya gossypii) has translation MSTNIFWHSQLTRNDREKLRYQRGCTVWLTGLSASGKSTIACALEEILLRDGLAAYRLDGDNIRLGLNKDLGFSREDRRENIRRIAEVSKLFADSCAVSIASAISPFKIDRYEARKIHEVAELPFIEVFVDVPIKIAEQRDPKGLYKKARDGIIPDFTGISSPYERPDSPEIHLRTEKQSVEQCAKLIYTYLRQNNLL, from the exons ATGTCTACTAATATTTTTTGGCATTCTCAATTAACCAGGAACGATCGTGAAAAATTGCGGTATCAAAGAGGATGCACCGTTTGGTTAACTGGACTAAGCGCATCTGGTAAAAG TACAATCGCTTGTGCATTAGAAGAAATATTGTTACGCGATGGCTTAGCCGCCTATAGATTGGACGGTGACAACATCCGTCTTGGCCTCAATAAGGACCTCGGATTTTCCCGTGAAGACCGTCGTGAAAATATACGTAGAATTGCGGAAGTGTCTAAACTGTTTGCTGATTCATGTGCAGTATCAATTGCTTCCGCCATATCTCCATTCAAGATTGACAGATACGAAGCCAGAAAAATTCATGAAGTTGCAGAACTACCATTTATCGAAGTCTTTGTAGATGTGCCAATTAAAATTGCAGAACAAAGAGATCCCAAAGGTTTGTATAAAAAGGCAAGAGATGGCATCATACCAGATTTCACTGGTATATCGAGTCCCTATGAACGTCCAGACTCACCAGAGATTCACCTAAGAACCGAGAAGCAATCCGTAGAGCAATGCGCCAAGttaatatatacatatttACGGCAAAATAACCTGCTGTAA